The genomic interval ttttagagcacTTTTCCAACaaacgttgtaaaaggcttataaaaaagcgctgtaaaagggttttatatataacagtaaaccgcttcagtttcctcttcattacgtaaacttcactatcatctcaaccgtcaccgttcttctcttcctttgcaaaccctatcatctcttccattacgaaccttatttccacgatcatctccctCATTTCGagccttatttccatccacaatcatctctcccattacaCACAATATCTTTtaattgaaatacgtaaccctcattacgtatttctttaAACCATATTTCTGCGAACCCTCATTTCTGTTGTTTAacgtatttcttcgaaccctcattattcaagtattgatgttattaattttttgttatcactaaaatgcatgttgagcttgcttaagatatactgatactgatatgtacttagaatactgcatgttgagcttgttgaagttatactaaattgcatgttgaacttgttgtagataaatggataccaccaaagatttagaatgtaaaaatgaagaagttgtcaacaccaagacttacgaaaacaaagtcaaacgtggtgcaactataatgcaaaaggtcataaaagcaaggagcaaTGGCATTacatttgaggtatactatactctgtttgctgtttattttttatcttttttgaaagcatgtacttactatatgagtttattaggttggatggaatgaaagtggtcagccaatcgaccccaacagctccatgtttgtaagttacattgggattgttgttcgtcaaaatatccccattacaatcgatgactggagagataaggcgttgaaggatgccaaagacatactgtggaatgatatacaggtaacttttttgatccactcttttgtcatttataattttttccattgaaatactttactcaaactatatctttatttcgctTGCAGACTTCTTTTGTGCTTGATGAGGGGAAAAGGAGTTACGtattgagagttgctgggaaaatccaccggggatttagatctcacctctctaatttctatctaaaagatagagaaggaaatacgaatgttgaagctccaagaatatataaacagtatatatcaaatgatgaatggagtgcatttgtatctAAACGTTCGGACCccgcgtttgtcgtaagtgattaatttattagcatttgtgttttattattcatattttaaatttttacacgattgctatttttctttatatagaatataagtaaggcaaatcaCGAAAGGGCAAGAAATCTGACGCACCtatacaaaaaatcacgtatgtGATATGCACGTCTtaagcaaaaacttgtaagtaattaaacatcacttttatataatgaagtaatttgtattataaactatagtttctaactaatattttgtttatgatcttaacgaatagcgacaagacacccaatccgatcaaccgttgggtcgtcatatattgtggaaggaagctcgtgtaaataaggacGGAGTGGTTGACAATGAAAATAtccaaaaagtaatagaactttgtgtaagtatattatcacttcaatattttttaatattgtattttatcacttcaatattttttaatattgtattttaaaaatgatattgaacttatctttttaatcctacatgtattttaggagactatcgaacaaagttctgaaaatcaAGAAGGCAACAAAGTTCtaaaagtgtttaatgttcctgagtattccggtcgggttaggggaaaggatttggcgtaactcctaaaagctatttttcccaagagaagcgccaaaatccatccaatgaggaagtactagagaagctcaaactccttacagagcaagtggcacttttGGTGAAGACGAACAAAGATAAGCAACtcccggatcagctccaacgtgaaatacaaatggagagtgaaaacgcgagttgcaacatcggtctcaaaagtcttcccgaggtaattaattacttacttatgtaattacttatgtattaaatatacttatatattaatcatacttatgttttaaccattgatttagggtgtcactccatgcgtgttgtacttatcctcccctactcatcggaTGGTCGGAAAGGgaaaattgtacaatacttcgggagaagtattgcacaacacaccgGTCCCTgtgggccatgtcaaagtatcaccaattattgctttggaaccaactgcaccgttgccgaTACCGGACAAACGATGAAGATATGAAGTTTTTGGGCGAAGtaattggtagttacgtggcatggcccacacatcttgttgccctagataaggtatatttaattaattgaaatgtatatttaattgctgatttttttccgctcctaactttaatttcacatttatatttagatgttgaaaagcctaaagggaatgataaaaagattcccataaacaaatcaattacatcggccgaaaaggtttgtcacatttattccctaaggtttgtcattttttcagattcaataaactaacatttaaccttattttttcagattcaatcaaataaaccacccgcacagCAAAATAAAGCcggcaaacctcaaaaattggagggtaatagAGCTGGAAAACTACAAAAGTTGGAGGGTAATAAAACTGCCAAAGTTGCAGCTAGAAAACTGGATCGGGGacaatcggtcgctgctgctcctaaaataagtcagccatgccttgctaaatacggggcgtgtcttgacatccaagtaaaaaggAATATGGGCAGCAATGACGATTCGCGCATCATAaccatgaataaagctatattcgaagatgagtatgaagaatttcTCGAAAAGGAACACATATACAAACTTCTCAActataaggagctgagtgttactgtcatcagcttatacataaggtaaaaaataattttaattgtatttattggtaattaattaaatttattggtaattaatctagtttgaAATTtccattgaaggtttttgtatgagaaggttGTGTGCACGCGCAAATTGTCAAATagatactcattcttgtctcgcATAAGCTATCGATGTGTAAACTCGATCCGGTAAATGTAAAGAATTAaattgtagatatgttattaggaaatatagagaagGATAAATTGCtctttgcaccatataattcagggtatgtaattatatattatttatttatgtcttttttaatttatgagatcttaatttattagttgtgtaaacaaaattgcttaaccaaatttttgttgttgtagggcacattgggtgctatttgcaatcaatgtgacatctgaagttatatactatttggatccttTGCatgacaattacaacaatcactccgatataaaNNNNNNNNNNNNNNNNNNNNNNNNNNNNNNNNNNNNNNNNNNNNNNNNNNNNNNNNNNNNNNNNNNNNNNNNNNNNNNNNNNNNNNNNNNNNNNNNNNNNNNNNNNNNNNNNNNNNNNNNNNNNNNNNNNNNNNNNNNNNNNNNNNNNNNNNNNNNNNNNNNNNNNNNNNNNNNNNNNNNNNNNNttcgacacgtaagtaatattcatttatttcttacatatatatatataaataatgtgtttgttaatgctataataatcacatttatttattcgatagtgctttacaagttttttcgagctcaaagaggtgctacagtgtcgaagcaaaagtctaataacatcacatggatttcaataaaggtttgaaatatatgtctttaaattttcatttacaaatatatgcctttacaatcaatattgcacaaatattttattgacttatatgttttatttatagtgccctcgtcaaactaacaacatcgactgtgggtactatgtattgcgattcatgaaggagattgttgacaggaataaaactattatcccaaaaacggtacggtattttcattatatgattttcatatataaattatctatatatttgattctaacttaatatgttcaatttttataatgcacagtactttgacaattcaagtccaacatactctgaggaagatctaatggaattaaaggaagactggtgtcagtatgtgcttgaaatgaacattatttgattttttgggaaatagcatgctgcaagggatctgaatattatatggtagctagttatATTTTGTGTATTATGTTAGTtgtatgtatatgaataggacacaatatatgaacatgtatatgaatatgtgttgttgtacaatatATGTccaatgtatatgtagttaattaagttatatatatgtatctgaatgttctgttgtaaattaatatataaagtaaagttatatagttctatttctgtgtactgattgtgtgaactgattctgaatatgtgttgttgtacaatatATGTccaatgtatatgtagttaattaagttatatatatgtatttgaatgttctgttgtaaattaatatataaagtaaagttatatagttctgtttttgtgtactgattgtgttaactgattctgaatatgtatttgaatatgttttgttgttgtgtgaactgattgtgaactgattctggatgaaaataattttggaaaaaaaattaaaagacagcgctttctaaaaaaatgccataaaaaactaaaaagcgcttttcaaaaatttaatatacaacgtatttaaaaaaaaattgcaccttttacagcgcttttttgaaaaaacgctgtaaaatgtgcactataatgcatatattgggtgcacattttacagcgctctttcaataagcgttgtaaaaggtgcataataatgcatataatgTGTGCGTTGTGTGCgcattttacagtgcttatttaaaaagcgctataaaatgtgcacccaatatatgcattatagcGCACATTTTACCGCGCTCTTttcaataagcgttgtaaaaggtgcataataatgcatataatgTGTGCGTTGTGtgcgcattttacagcgcttatttaaaaagcgctgtaaaatgtgcatatcAAGCACGCAATAtatctacatgttttatagcgctttttggttttaaaaaagcgttgttgtattttttacagcgctcgattccacagcatttttttttaaaaaaagcgttgtaaattgcTTAAAGAAAAActgtaaaatcctatttttcgcgtagtgttttTTCACTCTATTTGGTTGCTACCAattacaaaataacaaaaaataaaagaatttaaacTCCTACTTttcacataatttatatataaaaaagtataaaatattttgaagtatAGGGTGTCACATTTCTCTTGTTTTCCTTGTAAATACATTCACTACTTGGAATTTTCATTTAGGACATACACATTCTAATGTTGTTAAATCCATTTTACAATTTTGTAACATTccctttcaaaataaataaagtttgtaATTTTAGTCATTCTGGTTTTCTCTCTTGCAGTTACAATTACTACACAACATTTGTACCAAATACACTTGGATTTACTTCCTTAAACATATGTCTTGACTCTATTTTTgcattcaattaattttttgcCTTAACATAAAACCAATCCTTATCACACTTTACATAACACCATTCCTATCTACCAAAACAAATCAAAACCTctttttcaatcaatttaaaatagtgTGTAATAGTATTTTTGGAAAAACCTCAAAGATAAACTAATGGTAAGTGAAAAAAGCAAGCTACTTTTTTTCTAGATATATCATAGTTAGTTATAAGTGAGGAGGTCGCAGGGCAGTACCTTAAAGTAAGGTTCCATAATGATAATATGTAATATAGACTTCAGTACTACTTCCTATCTTCTATTATAAGAAGAaaagagaatatatatatatataccatagTACTTTAATTactataattgtttttattctcCTATTTAAGGTCAAGTGTATGTTTACTAGAAAGTCAGAATACATTTAATTGTATGGGTATAATTGGaataacaattttataacattaaATAACCAAATTGGtctttgtgatttttttttttttttcttatattaagaAACAGAGGGATTATTTAAACACAAATTATGCAAACTCTATGCTTgaaattaatagaaataaacTGCAGCAGCTCGATAGTCGAAAATATAGGTACAATTTGTCGAACTCCTTGAACAAATCTatgttcatttatattttttgtatctTTATTCTTTTGAACAACCATATATCAACTTGAGCATGAGCTTCAAAAGAGCAAAAAAGTTGAAATTTATCAATAAGCTCTCTTCCAAAAAACACTTACTGATAATTTATACTTCTTTTTCATCTACATAAGGATTGTCAGAGTCTCACATAAATAATGTACAAAGGAAAACTGAGACAAGACAATCTACACTGATAAATACTCCAAAATGTATATTTTGCAAAGCTATTGAGTAAGAGGAACACATTCAAGCTCAATTTCAAGGACACCTCTCTCAACATTTTGTAGTCTCAATGAGATTTCTTGCCTCACTTTCCCTTCTTCAAGGGAGATGATTCCATCTTTCACAAGTGTGTTGTCACCACTTGCTACCCATTTTCCAAGCTGCATGGACTCATTGATTGATGATTTCTCATATGCCTTTGCTGCTGATACTAGAGGTTGAATGTCAATTTCAGCCTCACCCATAAAATCATCCGTTTTGAATGAATCCTTGTCATATACAATCTGCATTTAAATATCACATCAAATCTGATCAAACATGAAAGGCAGAGAGAAATTGAACACAAGGTATATATTGTGGATCACAGAAAACAgtgatttattcaaattatGCTACACAACAATGCTATAGCGCCACTTTTTGATagcattttgtactaaatagcataTCGTAGAGCAACAACGATTCGTTAAAATTCTACTACGCTATAGCCGATATTTAACAACACTGAACAAAACACAAGGGAGTTTTTTTAAGCAAggaaacaataaataaataaaagtgtaGATGATGGCATACATATAAGTTCAATGATACACATAAAAGACACTAGTAAAGGAAAAAGTGTCATACAACTCAAGTAATTTACCATAACTCAAGAATGTTaaaggaaaatgaaaaattagtacaaaaaaatgtttaagtaattttttctttaatataaacTGTAGATATAGGTAGGGTAATGAAAAAGGTCAAAAACGGCAACAAAGAACATAAAATAAGAGATAGTAACACACATTGCAATACAAAGAAGAGCACAGTTACATAAACTGTTCCCTGAAGTTCTGAGAACATTTAGACCAGCATTATGGTTTCTTACTTTCTTTTCTTATGCTAATTTAGGCACAAATCGACATAATTACACaatttatacataaataaataattaaataaaactttaaCCATCCATATTGTGACATTATGTGCCCGTTTTGAACCCTAAACATAGATTAATTATTGTTTTCCCCCCTAAAACTCAACATTCCAGAGGAAGAGGACCATGCTCTTCTTTTAAATCTGAAACTCTTCATGTTATCTTTAAATTGAACctcttcaaatttattttcagtttaacaataaagagaaatatggattttttttttttttttttgaagaagaagCAAGAGAAATATGGaattaaataacttatttgTATACATGGTCCATGATAGGCCATTATGACTTTTTTTCGTCTACATAACCAACTCCACCTAGTAGGAAAAGGCTTTGGTATTGTATCTAAAGCCTAACTTTAAGTGTAAGCATTATTTTCCTttttacaaaaaagagaaatttcgattttttttttttttttttgaagaagaagCAAGAGAAATATGGaattaaataacttatttgTATACATGGTCCATGATAGGCCATTATGACTTTTTTTCGTCTACATAACCAACTCCACCTAGTAGGAAAAGGCTTTGGTATTGTATCTAAAGCCTAACTTTAAGTGTAAGCCTATACATAATTCTTTCTCATGGGCAATTTTgttgtttgaatattatttcATGCTATCATGTCGATATCAAGTGCACATCAAACACAGGATAAGATAATATAATGTTATCTAATGTGTTATCATGCGACATGTACTCATCAAACACAAGATATGATAAGAACTTATCAAGCCTTTATtatcttattcttatccaactttATTATCCTATTCGTCTTATTATGATCATCAAACTGGCCATGAATGGATATTGAGTGTTATCCAAAGttctaaattattttcatttgaggctgtcattaattttaaataattgaatcaaGTCTAAAAAAAGTAAGATTAAGGTATCAATTACCAAAAGATCAATTCCATACTTAATTTTCTCATGATAGCTCACGGCAAATGGTAAACAATTAAACTTACCACTTTAAGAGGAGGGATGCTCTCAGGAATTGACAACATTAAGCTTTCATTCCAAACTGGATTTAAATTGCTCTTTATGACACGTGTCTTCACCGACTACAAGaccaaatattaaaaatgttacatttttaatgttatattatCCTATACATGCATGCACGATGTTAAGTAGTTTTGACATGAAGAAACTCACTTGGTGACCAAGAGAAAGAATGACATAAGGGTCACTAGTCATTAAGTCTCGGATAGCGAGGTTAGTTCCTTTAACAACATTAACCTTAATCAATCCAATAAATTCAACCATACCTGCCTATAACAGTAAATAGGAAGAAACAAGACTCAGTAGTCAACAAATAAGAAATTTGTAATAGTTCAATGCTTATCATGTTCACTCATTTTTCTATCAAGGATAAGGTACAAAATAGTATGCTTCAAATTACATGAATGCTCTAATTCTCAAGATGTTTCTCAGTAAAGCTTCATATTGGAAAATAGGTCTTAGAATTCCCAATGAACTGATTTCTAAAAACTTAATATTGCTTAAGCCATTATTCTTTGCCGTGTCACGAggcttaaatataaatatgttttgGTCCTTGTAATATACCTTTAGTACCTCTAATTTTTCTGTTAGTCcatgtaatatatattatttgtccCGGAGGTGTCAGCTTAGTGGTAAAAGCTTGACATCGTAACCTCAAGAGATAGGGTTCAAATGTCATATGGGATAGTTGTAAAATGGCTATTAACGCAACcgctattaataataataatgatttcCCCTTCCCcatttaaaaagtatatatatatatatatatatatatatatatatatattatttcattttggccttcattatttggttttagtacttatagtatatatatatttttttagtcccTGGAACTTCTGTTTTTGTTTGAGTCCCTAATGTTAGATAGACTAAAGAGAAAATAGggactaaaacaaaacaacggTATCTAAAATCAAACAAGTTAATTTAGGGGCCCTTTTGACAAAGCTAAAAAAATGGATATATTAGAGAGAAAAACTATATTTAAGTCTATCACGAATTCTCAACATAGATAGCATTCTTTATTGCATAAACTGAATTCAAAAGAAGTTATTCAATTAACTTGGCATATGACTGATAGAGCTAGCAATAATGAAATGAAACATTACCAATGAGTTACTCTTCTTTGTACTCTTACTCTCAGATTCTTTTCTTCCCCAACTGTTTCGAAAGGATAGCCCAATTCGATTTTTAGTTGTTTGTTTATCATAACGTTTTTTGTCTTGTGGAGGATTGTTGTATGAGGAACTACTATGACTGGATGAAGAACTTCTTGCATGGGATGGTATAAAGGGACAAGTCAAATTCTCCTCAGAATCCACAAACTGTTGCAGCTCATATTTTCtcctaaataataaaattaaacttgtGAGACACAATGGTATCCTTCCTCAAGAGAACTATGAATTGGTTGTATGCGTGTGTTTGTGCTTCATGCATGCTTTTTTATCCTGTTACCTAATAAAATCAGAGCGCTCCTCAATGGAAGAAGttggttttggtttttttatGTAACTTGGAAGGCAAGCTTCATACTTTTTATTGATTACCGTATTTCCACCCAAATTGACCAATGCATCAACTTGTTCATCGGTCCAATCATCTAGATTCAGTGACAGAACCTATAATAATGTCAAATCATGTTAAAATTTTCATGTGCTAGTAAATTCATGTATTAGGAAAAAAGGAATAGAATAGAATACTCTCCTCCCACAAAAATGTGCACACAATTTCAAACATGTTTGGATTACTTAAATAGTAGTGACTATGTACTAATTGTGATTACAAAGTTGCTAAGAACATTTTAGTATTCATATTAACTTCCCTTTCTTGGCTAACAAATTTGTCTACTTTCCCCATGATAGTAGTTAAACTTCTTTAGCACGGACTTcacttttttaaacaatattgggGAAGGGAgaaattatcattaattaaagtgACACTAACTATCAACATGATAGAAATCTTGATTTATAAACATTTTTCCATTCACAAAGCATTTCATCATATAATTGTTCTCACAAATTGTAGTGATTAATGATGAGATTACTTTTATACAAATTTTAGCGTGAAAGTTAATTGACAGAAAGAGAAAGGTGAACAAAGCATGGAAACTATGAAAAAGTGTGCCAATGGTTATATCATATATAATTCAGACAGAATTTAGAGTACAGGATATAAGAACAATAAGAATTTAAACTTAGACTATACTAATATAAATGTTTTCCATATAGTTGATATTGAAGAAGCAATTTTCTCAAAATTGTTCAAATATTCTCAACCTTCTCATTTTTGTCCAAGTAGAAATATAACCTTGGAAAATACAAAGACAAATAAACTGTCAAATAACAAGTGTTTTAAATGGTATGTTAGGAGCATACCTTAGATATATGTACTCCTAGGCTTCTGTGTATACCAGAGCACTTTATGCAAATAAATACTCCAAGACTTGAAGACCTGATATTCAAACAATTAATGCAGTGAATAAAATCAAATGCAAAATAATATGCACTAATGATCTTCTGATACAACTCATACAAGTAACTTGTCAATTAATTCTGAATTGAATATTTCATGTCATCAAAATTCTTCCTCAAGTTTTCTAGACTTCTTGTAATCTAGAAATATAAAATGGGAATAAAGGATTAGCACtgttgtaaaattattttacactaacAACCAATCACAACTCACCAATCAAACTAGCAATTACATAACtgcttttatttaaaaactgtAAAACATGATTTGGCAAATTGAAGAGTTATTGTTGAATGTCAGTGTAAAATAACTTTACACTAACTGTGCATATCCCTTAATCTCATATGAAATGAAAAACAAATCAGTGAAAAATATATCCAAGAACTATCATCATGATATCAATTACTGAGGGTGCATTACGAGTAGAATAGATAAACCCCACGATGGAGTAAAAGTATTTTACATAATTTATCAAAACTCAACTGGATTCATGAAATGTAAAACTTACAGATAAagtataaaaatttacaaatcaTGTTAGGGTTGCTTCTCCAAGATAGGAAGCAAATAATAATCAAGTTGAAATTGATATTACCAAAAAATATTTAGCTTCTCAATTAACTTAGACAAGGAACAATAAGATATGTCTAGAATGACAATGTATTAATAACTAGTTTATGATCCAAGATATTAATAACTAGTTTATGATCCAAGATAATGTTATTCAAAAAAATGTAGCAGTTAGCAAAGCACATAGATCAAATTCATCTAAAAATCAAGCTGATACTTACACCCATTTTGGGTCCGATGATCCACAGTCAGCGCAGAACTTGTTCCCAGCTTGACGCATCAAATTATCTAACCTTTCCTGTGGACCTAGTGATTGGAAATATGCAGAAATAGTATATAAGCTAAAAGATTAAACTAATCAACCCATCACATCACACCTACAAAATCAGTGTTGCGAAATAGCAGCGCCAATGCGCTATAGTGTAGTGGAGTTTGAACAAAGCGTTATTGTTCTGCAATACGTTATTTAGTATAAAGGATTGTCAAATAACAACTATAGCATTGTAGCGTAACAGAATTTGAATAATCTTTATTGAAGCATTAAACATAACAAAGCTAGGTACAAAAAAAACTTTGATACTTactgttaaaaataaaaatgctctCATCCTATTATATGCTGATGTCTTTATATCATTCACTAATGAATACAAATTTATTCAATTCATAATGCTGAAGTTAGCTAGTGTAGTTTTTGGTTGACAAGGAGGAAATTTTCATGAAACTATATTATGCCGAACACAGAAAACTAAAGACCCATTTACTTTTTCGTTCTCCtgtttttaatcatattttaactaataaacataaaatgaaTATAGATCCAGTATTTCGCTCACCGTTTtcttttgcaattttttaaaacaaatttagcattttcaaaaattttaaaaatgtcaaaatatttttttcattgtctctgaaaatgaaaatgtatTCTCCCTAGCTAATCTTCCATCTTCTGTCTAGCACAATTGTTTACTACATGAGTCTTCCATCTTTTTagcaatttaaaataaacatagaTTTTAGAAAATGGAaactacaaaatatttttagaaagtaAACAGGCCCTAAGAGTTC from Cicer arietinum cultivar CDC Frontier isolate Library 1 chromosome 5, Cicar.CDCFrontier_v2.0, whole genome shotgun sequence carries:
- the LOC101513138 gene encoding probable ADP-ribosylation factor GTPase-activating protein AGD11 isoform X1 — protein: MEMSMQQENSDIKSISGERRFENSGVRPGGSGSCLYDLFCCETPSLNSQSQREQWMLYGPQERLDNLMRQAGNKFCADCGSSDPKWVSSSLGVFICIKCSGIHRSLGVHISKVLSLNLDDWTDEQVDALVNLGGNTVINKKYEACLPSYIKKPKPTSSIEERSDFIRRKYELQQFVDSEENLTCPFIPSHARSSSSSHSSSSYNNPPQDKKRYDKQTTKNRIGLSFRNSWGRKESESKSTKKSNSLAGMVEFIGLIKVNVVKGTNLAIRDLMTSDPYVILSLGHQSVKTRVIKSNLNPVWNESLMLSIPESIPPLKVIVYDKDSFKTDDFMGEAEIDIQPLVSAAKAYEKSSINESMQLGKWVASGDNTLVKDGIISLEEGKVRQEISLRLQNVERGVLEIELECVPLTQ
- the LOC101513138 gene encoding probable ADP-ribosylation factor GTPase-activating protein AGD11 isoform X2; translation: MEMSMQQENSDIKSISGSGSCLYDLFCCETPSLNSQSQREQWMLYGPQERLDNLMRQAGNKFCADCGSSDPKWVSSSLGVFICIKCSGIHRSLGVHISKVLSLNLDDWTDEQVDALVNLGGNTVINKKYEACLPSYIKKPKPTSSIEERSDFIRRKYELQQFVDSEENLTCPFIPSHARSSSSSHSSSSYNNPPQDKKRYDKQTTKNRIGLSFRNSWGRKESESKSTKKSNSLAGMVEFIGLIKVNVVKGTNLAIRDLMTSDPYVILSLGHQSVKTRVIKSNLNPVWNESLMLSIPESIPPLKVIVYDKDSFKTDDFMGEAEIDIQPLVSAAKAYEKSSINESMQLGKWVASGDNTLVKDGIISLEEGKVRQEISLRLQNVERGVLEIELECVPLTQ
- the LOC101513138 gene encoding probable ADP-ribosylation factor GTPase-activating protein AGD11 isoform X4, translating into MEMSMQQENSDIKSISGERRFENSGVRPGGSGSCLYDLFCCETPSLNSQSQREQWMLYGPQERLDNLMRQAGNKFCADCGSSDPKWVSSSLGVFICIKCSGIHRSLGVHISKVLSLNLDDWTDEQVDALVNLGGNTVINKKYEACLPSYIKKPKPTSSIEERSDFIRRKYELQQFVDSEENLTCPFIPSHARSSSSSHSSSSYNNPPQDKKRYDKQTTKNRIGLSFRNSWGRKESESKSTKKSNSLIVYDKDSFKTDDFMGEAEIDIQPLVSAAKAYEKSSINESMQLGKWVASGDNTLVKDGIISLEEGKVRQEISLRLQNVERGVLEIELECVPLTQ
- the LOC101513138 gene encoding probable ADP-ribosylation factor GTPase-activating protein AGD11 isoform X3 is translated as MEMSMQQENSDIKSISGERRFENSGVRPGGSGSCLYDLFCCETPSLNSQSQREQWMLYGPQERLDNLMRQAGNKFCADCGSSDPKWVSSSLGVFICIKCSGIHRSLGVHISKVLSLNLDDWTDEQVDALVNLGGNTVINKKYEACLPSYIKKPKPTSSIEERSDFIRRKYELQQFVDSEENLTCPFIPSHARSSSSSHSSSSYNNPPQDKKRYDKQTTKNRIGLSFRNSWGRKESESKSTKKSNSLSVKTRVIKSNLNPVWNESLMLSIPESIPPLKVIVYDKDSFKTDDFMGEAEIDIQPLVSAAKAYEKSSINESMQLGKWVASGDNTLVKDGIISLEEGKVRQEISLRLQNVERGVLEIELECVPLTQ